Proteins co-encoded in one Bacillus sp. FSL H8-0547 genomic window:
- a CDS encoding protein-glutamine gamma-glutamyltransferase produces the protein MIKIKNAYQNENILNTSVLTAEQKEILDLMVKYEEVYSYEHFSQFKFEMDLRTEIVKASSALYQSGVKFTTFEYSKCNPVFWDLTSQGAIVIKPGVPPSVALMDVYNNGALYAFECATAMVAVFYRAVLEMIEESYFNRLFDGMILYDWHYDDDLGVFTRRGNDFLPGDCLYFKNPDFDPEKPQWRGENTIDLGYDLYYGHGIGIKDSEGIITSLNKYRKQGAVRSAYLLSQVTRLDYRYLYPYKRSDREETGAYPLADGTITATRLGDVFYLKA, from the coding sequence GTGATAAAAATTAAAAATGCCTATCAAAATGAAAATATCTTAAATACGAGTGTATTAACCGCCGAGCAGAAAGAGATTCTTGATCTGATGGTAAAGTATGAAGAGGTTTATTCATATGAGCATTTCAGCCAGTTCAAATTCGAAATGGATCTGCGGACCGAAATTGTAAAAGCATCCTCCGCCCTCTATCAGAGCGGGGTCAAGTTCACGACGTTTGAGTATTCCAAATGCAATCCGGTTTTTTGGGACCTGACGAGCCAGGGAGCCATAGTCATTAAGCCCGGCGTTCCTCCTTCAGTCGCCTTGATGGACGTTTACAACAATGGCGCCCTATATGCATTTGAATGTGCGACTGCAATGGTAGCCGTTTTTTACAGAGCCGTGCTGGAAATGATTGAAGAGTCCTATTTCAACCGCCTGTTTGACGGGATGATTCTATATGACTGGCACTATGATGACGATCTAGGGGTTTTTACGAGAAGAGGAAATGATTTTCTTCCAGGTGACTGCCTGTACTTTAAAAATCCTGATTTTGATCCTGAAAAGCCGCAGTGGCGCGGTGAAAATACAATCGATCTTGGCTATGACCTATACTACGGACACGGAATCGGCATTAAAGATTCTGAGGGCATCATAACCTCCCTGAACAAATACAGAAAGCAAGGTGCTGTGAGATCAGCCTACCTTCTTTCTCAGGTTACACGGCTTGATTACAGATACTTGTATCCGTATAAACGGAGTGACAGAGAGGAAACAGGCGCCTATCCGCTTGCAGATGGAACCATTACGGCAACGAGACTAGGGGACGTATTTTATTTAAAAGCCTGA
- the kynU gene encoding kynureninase: MDPDKAAALDKQDDLACYRQEFYLKEGIIYMDGNSLGLPSKRTEAALLQMLEAWKEHGIDGWTKGDKPWYYLSETLGGQSAFLVGAKPHEVIVTGSTTVNLHQLAASFFKPEGKRTKILADELNFPSDIYALQSQLSLKGLNPDTHLVKVKSKDGQTLDEDEIIACMTEDVAMAVLPTVLYRSGQLLDIERLTKAAHERGIIIGFDGCHSVGAIPHEMHKWGTDFAYWCNYKYVNGGPGAAAGLFVHEKHLGRKRPGLSGWFGSNKEQQFDMEHTFTPADSAGAYQIGTPHIFSSAPLSASLEMFREATMAAIRRKSLSMTRVMMDLIEEELSGFSFEIVNPKEDARRGGHVALMHPEAARICKALKQDGVIPDYRSPNIIRLAPAPFYTSYGEIWKTVQFLKTIMREKRYEQFENIREVIA, translated from the coding sequence ATGGATCCAGATAAAGCGGCAGCACTTGATAAGCAGGATGATCTGGCCTGCTACAGACAGGAATTTTACTTGAAAGAAGGCATCATCTATATGGATGGCAATTCGCTCGGACTGCCATCAAAGCGGACTGAAGCTGCATTGCTCCAAATGCTTGAGGCCTGGAAGGAGCACGGAATAGACGGCTGGACGAAAGGCGATAAACCTTGGTACTACCTGTCTGAAACACTTGGCGGGCAATCGGCTTTTTTAGTGGGGGCAAAGCCGCATGAAGTCATTGTGACAGGTTCTACTACGGTAAACCTTCATCAGCTTGCAGCCAGTTTTTTCAAGCCAGAAGGAAAAAGGACGAAAATTCTTGCGGATGAACTGAATTTTCCTTCTGACATTTACGCTCTTCAAAGTCAGCTGTCTTTAAAAGGATTAAATCCTGATACACACTTAGTCAAGGTGAAAAGCAAAGACGGTCAGACGCTTGATGAAGACGAGATTATTGCCTGCATGACAGAAGATGTGGCGATGGCTGTTCTGCCGACTGTTCTGTACAGAAGCGGCCAGCTGCTTGATATTGAAAGGCTTACGAAGGCCGCTCACGAGCGGGGGATTATCATCGGCTTTGACGGCTGCCATTCAGTGGGGGCCATTCCTCATGAGATGCACAAATGGGGGACTGATTTTGCTTACTGGTGCAACTATAAATATGTCAATGGAGGACCGGGTGCCGCAGCAGGACTGTTTGTCCATGAAAAGCATCTTGGCAGAAAGAGACCCGGGCTGAGCGGATGGTTTGGCTCAAATAAAGAGCAGCAGTTTGATATGGAGCATACTTTTACTCCTGCAGACTCTGCAGGGGCCTATCAAATTGGAACTCCGCATATCTTCAGTTCAGCGCCCTTATCTGCATCTCTAGAGATGTTCAGGGAAGCAACGATGGCTGCCATCCGCAGGAAATCTCTGAGTATGACCAGAGTGATGATGGATTTAATCGAAGAAGAGCTATCAGGTTTTTCATTTGAGATTGTAAACCCGAAGGAAGATGCACGGCGCGGAGGTCATGTTGCTCTCATGCATCCTGAGGCTGCAAGAATCTGCAAAGCGCTGAAACAGGATGGAGTGATTCCTGACTACAGGTCTCCGAATATTATCAGACTGGCCCCTGCACCTTTTTACACTTCTTATGGAGAGATTTGGAAGACCGTGCAGTTTTTAAAAACGATAATGAGGGAAAAACGATATGAGCAGTTTGAAAATATTCGGGAGGTGATTGCATGA
- a CDS encoding ABC transporter ATP-binding protein — MKEQGYGDRLRLFYELIRDTKPSKARLAAAGILSVISTLAGLVIPLFTKNLIDDFSFEKIGAFHIVLLLSAFVAQAVTSGISIYLLNYVGQHVVAKLRERLWKKHIHLPVSFYDHHKTGEMISRMTNDTAILKGLITDHITNFFTGIIAIIGSFGILLYLDWQMTLIMLALIPLSIMILLPLGRRMYKVSKGLQDETARFTSLLSEVLSHVRLVKSSNAEKKEYESGKEGAFRLFSFGLSEAKIHALIGPLISFVIMSLLVIILGYGGLRVQSGAISSGDLVAFILYLFQIVIPMTQFTAFFTQLQKAMGASERMIEILGEEEESLSAGKEVKSIAKPIIFHEVDFAYKNDPILTKVAMEIEPGKTTAIVGPSGSGKTTLFSLMERYYKPTGGAILLGEDGIEEFSLQSWREQIGYVPQESPITSGTVKENICYGLTRDPKDDEIVRAAEMAYAHQFIEEFPEGYHTQVGERGVKLSGGQRQRIGIARALLRDPKLLLLDEATSSLDSHSEIVVQKALGNLMKGRTTLVIAHRLSTVIDADKIIFLDKGKVTGSGTHEQLLESHAMYREFAVQQLKLQNIGLNGTV, encoded by the coding sequence ATGAAAGAACAAGGATACGGAGACAGACTGCGGCTTTTTTATGAACTGATTCGCGACACAAAACCGTCTAAAGCGAGATTGGCGGCTGCAGGCATTCTAAGCGTCATTTCCACGCTTGCAGGTCTTGTTATTCCGCTTTTCACAAAAAATCTTATTGACGATTTTAGTTTTGAGAAAATTGGAGCCTTCCATATTGTGCTCTTATTATCAGCCTTTGTCGCACAGGCGGTTACGAGCGGAATTTCCATTTATCTTTTGAATTATGTCGGGCAGCATGTGGTTGCCAAGCTTAGAGAACGTTTATGGAAGAAGCATATTCATCTTCCGGTTTCATTTTACGATCATCACAAGACAGGTGAAATGATCAGCCGGATGACAAATGATACAGCCATTTTAAAAGGGCTGATCACTGATCACATCACCAATTTTTTTACAGGCATCATCGCCATAATCGGCTCGTTCGGAATTCTGCTTTACCTAGACTGGCAGATGACGCTGATTATGCTTGCCCTGATTCCTCTTTCAATCATGATTCTGCTTCCTCTTGGAAGAAGAATGTACAAGGTTTCAAAAGGACTTCAGGATGAAACAGCACGGTTTACTTCTCTATTGAGTGAAGTGCTGTCCCATGTACGCCTCGTGAAATCATCGAACGCTGAAAAAAAAGAATATGAATCAGGTAAAGAGGGGGCTTTCCGCTTGTTTTCCTTTGGCCTTTCGGAAGCAAAGATTCATGCGCTGATCGGACCGCTGATCTCTTTTGTCATTATGTCGCTATTAGTCATCATCCTTGGATACGGCGGACTAAGAGTGCAGTCCGGCGCCATCTCATCTGGAGATCTCGTCGCATTTATTCTGTACTTGTTTCAGATCGTCATCCCGATGACCCAGTTTACGGCGTTCTTTACTCAGCTTCAAAAAGCAATGGGAGCCTCAGAGCGCATGATTGAGATCCTTGGGGAAGAAGAGGAAAGCTTATCTGCAGGAAAAGAAGTGAAGAGCATTGCAAAACCGATCATCTTTCATGAGGTTGATTTTGCCTATAAAAATGACCCGATACTAACCAAAGTGGCGATGGAAATTGAACCGGGTAAAACGACTGCCATTGTAGGTCCGAGCGGAAGCGGCAAAACAACGTTATTTTCATTGATGGAACGCTACTACAAGCCAACCGGCGGAGCAATCTTGCTTGGTGAAGATGGAATTGAAGAGTTTTCCCTTCAGTCATGGAGAGAGCAAATCGGGTATGTTCCGCAGGAAAGTCCCATCACATCTGGGACTGTCAAAGAAAATATTTGCTACGGATTAACCCGTGATCCCAAAGACGATGAGATTGTCCGGGCTGCTGAAATGGCGTATGCCCACCAATTTATTGAAGAATTTCCGGAGGGGTATCATACACAGGTCGGAGAAAGAGGCGTCAAGCTCTCAGGCGGACAGCGGCAGCGGATCGGAATTGCAAGAGCGCTGCTGCGCGATCCGAAGCTGCTGCTCCTTGACGAAGCAACATCAAGCCTTGACAGCCACTCAGAAATTGTCGTTCAAAAAGCACTCGGCAATTTGATGAAGGGCAGAACAACGCTCGTTATTGCCCACAGACTGTCAACGGTCATCGATGCTGATAAAATCATCTTTTTGGACAAAGGAAAAGTCACGGGTTCTGGAACACATGAACAATTGCTCGAATCGCATGCGATGTACAGAGAGTTTGCTGTGCAGCAGCTGAAGCTTCAGAATATAGGATTAAACGGAACTGTCTGA
- a CDS encoding DeoR/GlpR family DNA-binding transcription regulator, with protein MITQERHRLILSVLQEKQVATIQELVDATDSSESTIRRDLSQLQKEKKLKRVHGGASLLHQKGEELSVSEKALRHSEEKERIAKAAAAIVKNGDSIYIDAGTTTMQMIPYLKGKEITVVTNGVTHLEPLLEQGIPTFLTGGMVKPKTRALIGSEAQKGLSSYRFDKCFMGVNGIHAEAGFTTPDPEEAAMKRLAVSLSQEAYVLADESKFNEWSFAKIADLSEAVILTNELEEDAAYEYMEKTVIKVVAP; from the coding sequence ATGATTACACAAGAACGGCACCGCTTGATCCTGTCGGTTTTGCAGGAAAAGCAAGTAGCGACTATACAGGAGCTGGTAGATGCAACGGATTCATCAGAATCAACCATCAGAAGAGATTTAAGCCAGCTGCAGAAGGAAAAGAAGCTTAAGCGTGTCCATGGGGGGGCATCTCTCCTCCATCAAAAGGGCGAAGAACTCAGTGTAAGCGAAAAGGCCCTGAGACATTCGGAAGAAAAAGAGCGGATTGCCAAAGCAGCCGCGGCGATTGTGAAGAACGGCGACAGTATTTATATAGACGCGGGAACGACGACGATGCAGATGATTCCCTACCTGAAGGGTAAAGAGATAACGGTTGTGACAAATGGCGTTACCCATCTCGAACCGCTGCTTGAACAGGGCATTCCGACTTTCTTGACAGGAGGAATGGTTAAGCCTAAGACAAGGGCATTGATTGGCAGTGAAGCTCAGAAAGGGTTAAGTTCGTACCGTTTTGATAAATGTTTCATGGGCGTGAACGGCATTCACGCCGAAGCGGGGTTTACGACTCCAGACCCGGAAGAAGCGGCAATGAAGAGGCTTGCTGTTTCTCTGTCTCAGGAGGCATATGTACTGGCAGATGAGTCGAAGTTCAATGAATGGTCTTTTGCAAAAATTGCAGACCTCAGTGAGGCTGTCATTCTCACTAATGAACTTGAAGAAGATGCCGCTTATGAATATATGGAAAAAACAGTGATAAAGGTTGTGGCACCATGA
- a CDS encoding fructose-specific PTS transporter subunit EIIC, giving the protein MKITDLLTRDTIILDLRASTKPAVIDELIEILHKSGKLKDKEGYKKAILAREEQSTTGIGEGIAIPHAKTNAVAEPAIAFGRSRQGADYESLDGQPAHLFFMIAASEGANNEHLQTLSRLSGFLMDPAFKKKLENAGTADEILNAINEKEKEMEEEEASEPAASGKMILAVTACPTGIAHTYMAADALKAKAKEMNVPIKVETNGSGGIKNALTEEDIAEAAAIIVAADKQVEMDRFAGKHVIQVPVAQGIRKPQELIQKALDQDAPIYKASGEPKKSAEGKSGRSGFYKHLMSGVSNMLPFVVGGGILIALSFVFGINAAKPDDPSYHPIAEALSTIGGGNAFYLMIPVLAGFIAMSIADRPGFAPGMVGGLMAATGGAGFLGGLIAGFLAGYLVVGLKKAFSGLPGSLEGIKPVLLYPLFGILLTGLIMMFVVVEPVKAINDGLTVWLKGMGTGNLVLLGLILGGMMAVDMGGPINKAAFTFGIAMIDAGNFAPHAAIMAGGMVPPLGLALSTTFFKKKFTKAEREAGKTNYVMGATFITEGAIPFAASDPARVIPAAVIGSAAAGALTMIFGIGLRAPHGGAFVIPIVDGNPLLYIAAILTGAVITAVMVGILKKDAKE; this is encoded by the coding sequence ATGAAAATTACGGATTTATTGACGCGGGATACAATCATTCTGGATTTGCGCGCCAGCACTAAACCGGCAGTGATAGATGAATTAATTGAGATTCTTCACAAATCCGGAAAGCTTAAAGATAAAGAAGGGTATAAAAAAGCAATTCTGGCCAGAGAGGAACAAAGTACAACAGGAATCGGCGAAGGGATTGCCATTCCTCACGCCAAGACGAATGCAGTGGCAGAACCTGCTATTGCCTTTGGCCGGTCCAGGCAGGGAGCAGACTATGAATCTCTCGACGGTCAGCCTGCCCATTTGTTCTTTATGATTGCTGCTTCTGAGGGCGCAAATAACGAGCATTTGCAAACGCTTTCCAGACTGTCCGGCTTTCTGATGGATCCTGCTTTTAAAAAGAAGCTTGAGAATGCCGGAACAGCAGATGAGATTTTGAACGCAATAAACGAAAAAGAAAAGGAAATGGAAGAGGAGGAGGCTTCAGAACCGGCTGCTTCAGGTAAAATGATTCTTGCCGTCACTGCCTGTCCTACAGGAATTGCCCACACGTACATGGCAGCTGATGCCCTCAAAGCGAAAGCAAAAGAAATGAATGTCCCCATCAAAGTGGAGACAAACGGTTCAGGCGGCATTAAAAATGCGCTGACAGAGGAAGACATTGCAGAAGCTGCAGCCATTATTGTCGCTGCCGACAAGCAGGTGGAGATGGACCGGTTTGCAGGCAAGCATGTGATACAGGTTCCTGTCGCACAAGGTATCCGCAAGCCGCAGGAGCTCATTCAAAAAGCTCTTGACCAGGATGCTCCAATCTATAAAGCAAGCGGAGAACCAAAAAAATCTGCAGAAGGCAAGTCCGGAAGATCCGGTTTTTACAAGCATTTAATGAGCGGTGTGTCCAACATGCTCCCGTTTGTAGTCGGAGGCGGGATCTTAATTGCCCTGTCATTCGTCTTTGGAATCAACGCTGCCAAGCCTGATGATCCTTCTTATCATCCGATTGCAGAAGCGCTCAGCACGATTGGCGGAGGCAACGCCTTTTATCTCATGATTCCTGTTCTTGCAGGATTCATCGCGATGAGTATTGCCGACAGGCCGGGATTTGCACCAGGTATGGTCGGCGGGCTGATGGCGGCAACTGGCGGAGCCGGGTTCCTTGGAGGCTTGATTGCCGGATTTCTTGCAGGTTATCTTGTTGTCGGACTTAAAAAGGCGTTCAGCGGTCTGCCGGGTTCACTTGAAGGAATTAAACCGGTGCTGCTGTATCCGCTGTTTGGCATCCTTTTGACCGGACTGATTATGATGTTTGTTGTCGTTGAGCCGGTCAAGGCCATTAATGACGGGCTGACTGTCTGGCTGAAAGGCATGGGAACAGGCAACCTCGTATTGCTTGGACTGATTCTTGGAGGCATGATGGCAGTAGATATGGGAGGCCCAATCAACAAAGCGGCCTTCACCTTTGGAATCGCCATGATCGATGCCGGCAACTTTGCTCCTCATGCCGCTATTATGGCAGGGGGAATGGTGCCTCCGCTTGGGCTTGCCCTTTCTACGACATTCTTTAAAAAGAAGTTTACAAAAGCTGAAAGAGAAGCAGGGAAAACAAATTATGTGATGGGAGCAACCTTTATTACAGAAGGAGCGATCCCGTTTGCAGCCTCAGATCCTGCCAGAGTCATTCCGGCAGCTGTCATTGGTTCGGCTGCTGCAGGAGCACTGACAATGATCTTTGGCATCGGACTTCGTGCCCCGCACGGAGGAGCATTTGTTATTCCGATTGTTGATGGAAATCCATTGCTTTACATCGCGGCTATTTTAACAGGAGCCGTCATCACAGCGGTTATGGTGGGAATCCTCAAGAAGGACGCAAAAGAATAA
- the kynB gene encoding arylformamidase gives MKIIDISRPLQNSTPVWPGDTPFDFELMWTKEASGSVNVGKVEMSTHTGTHVDAPYHFDSEGKRIHELDLSIYCGTAKVIHIRGQEVITAHILKKMDLAGTERLLIRTDSWEDSNRFPEEFTYFHPDAAEYLGSLGIKLIGVDVPSVDFMKSKELPAHHSFFQQSIFILEGLDLTSAEEGTYELIALPLKLTDGDGSPVRAILRGGSAD, from the coding sequence ATGAAAATCATTGATATTTCAAGACCGCTGCAAAACAGCACGCCTGTCTGGCCGGGGGATACTCCGTTTGATTTTGAACTGATGTGGACGAAAGAAGCGAGCGGGTCCGTTAATGTCGGGAAGGTGGAGATGAGCACCCATACGGGAACTCATGTAGATGCCCCCTATCATTTTGACTCGGAAGGGAAGCGGATTCATGAACTTGATCTCTCCATTTACTGCGGCACGGCAAAAGTCATTCACATTCGCGGCCAGGAGGTCATTACTGCTCACATTCTGAAGAAAATGGATCTTGCGGGAACAGAACGTCTGCTGATCCGGACTGATTCCTGGGAGGATTCAAACCGGTTTCCCGAAGAGTTCACTTATTTTCACCCTGATGCTGCAGAGTACCTTGGAAGCCTTGGCATTAAGCTGATTGGAGTCGATGTCCCTTCGGTCGATTTTATGAAAAGCAAAGAATTGCCTGCCCATCACTCGTTTTTTCAGCAGTCCATCTTTATTTTAGAGGGGCTGGATCTGACTTCGGCTGAAGAAGGGACCTATGAGCTGATAGCTCTGCCGCTAAAACTTACGGACGGTGACGGGAGTCCTGTCAGAGCGATTTTAAGAGGCGGGTCAGCCGATTAA
- a CDS encoding L-cystine transporter, with amino-acid sequence MSAFLLIVNIAVLLGLIFLLFYMQKKHVSFSKRVFAALGLGIVLGFALQFIYGPENEVLLESIGWYSIVGSGYVKLLQMIVMPLVFISILSAFTKLKLSGNIGKISILILGILVGTTAISAAIGIGTSLGFNLEAVQIEQGEAETARGEALDATYTEIQDQTFPQKVLELLPGNPFLDLTGARPTSTIAVVIFAAILGLAFLGVKRKEPQHAELFAKIVDAFYAVIMRVVTLILRLTPYGVLAIMTKTVASSDLDSILKLGKFVIASYVALLVMFIIHLLLLTLAGLNPVTYVRKVFPVLTFAFTSRTSAGTLPLNISTQTKKLGVPEGIANFAGSFGLTIGQNGCAGIYPAMLAVMIAPTVGIDPLSPSFIFTLIAVVAISSFGVAGVGGGATFAAILVLSTMNMPIALAGLLISVEPLIDMGRTALNVSGSMTAGVLTGKATNELDTDVYNGDSSQVELEA; translated from the coding sequence ATGTCAGCATTTTTGTTAATTGTGAATATTGCTGTTCTTCTTGGACTCATATTCTTGCTTTTTTATATGCAAAAGAAACACGTTTCGTTTTCTAAAAGGGTGTTTGCAGCCCTTGGTCTCGGGATTGTCCTGGGCTTTGCCCTTCAATTTATTTACGGGCCGGAAAACGAGGTTCTTCTTGAATCAATCGGCTGGTACAGCATCGTGGGGAGCGGTTATGTCAAGCTGCTTCAAATGATCGTCATGCCTCTTGTATTCATATCAATCCTCAGTGCGTTTACGAAACTGAAGCTTTCAGGAAATATCGGAAAAATCAGCATCCTGATTTTGGGGATTCTGGTTGGAACAACAGCCATTTCCGCCGCAATCGGCATTGGAACGTCGCTTGGATTTAATTTAGAAGCGGTTCAAATTGAGCAGGGAGAGGCTGAAACAGCCAGAGGAGAAGCTCTTGACGCTACATATACGGAAATTCAGGATCAGACCTTCCCGCAGAAGGTTCTTGAACTTCTTCCGGGCAATCCGTTCCTTGACCTCACAGGTGCCCGTCCGACTTCAACCATTGCAGTTGTGATCTTTGCAGCTATTCTTGGCCTTGCGTTTCTTGGGGTTAAGCGAAAAGAGCCCCAGCATGCGGAGCTGTTTGCTAAAATAGTTGATGCTTTTTATGCCGTGATTATGCGCGTCGTTACGTTGATTCTGCGTCTGACTCCGTATGGTGTGCTTGCAATTATGACAAAAACAGTTGCTTCAAGCGACCTTGATTCCATCTTGAAGCTTGGAAAATTTGTTATCGCTTCATATGTCGCACTTCTCGTTATGTTTATTATTCACTTGCTGCTGCTTACACTTGCAGGGTTAAACCCGGTTACGTATGTAAGAAAAGTATTTCCTGTCCTTACATTTGCGTTTACTTCACGTACAAGTGCAGGCACGCTGCCGCTTAATATCAGCACACAGACGAAAAAGCTTGGTGTGCCTGAAGGAATTGCAAACTTTGCAGGTTCATTTGGTCTTACAATCGGGCAAAATGGATGTGCCGGCATTTATCCGGCCATGCTGGCGGTTATGATTGCGCCGACAGTCGGGATTGATCCGCTCAGCCCGTCATTTATTTTCACCCTTATTGCAGTTGTTGCCATCAGTTCATTCGGTGTTGCAGGCGTTGGGGGAGGGGCTACATTTGCGGCCATTCTCGTTCTTTCAACCATGAACATGCCGATTGCTCTGGCAGGTCTTTTAATTTCAGTTGAACCTTTAATTGACATGGGCCGTACGGCGCTGAATGTCAGCGGAAGCATGACAGCCGGAGTGCTTACCGGAAAGGCGACAAATGAACTTGATACGGATGTGTATAACGGCGATTCTTCTCAAGTTGAACTTGAAGCCTGA
- the pfkB gene encoding 1-phosphofructokinase translates to MIYTCTLNPSIDYVIGVDDFKEGQINRTKNENMFPGGKGINVSRVLKRLGADSKAIGFTAGFTGSFIEDFLAEEQITSHFIPADGYSRINIKLKSSTETEINGQGPEIRETQKQQLLKKISALQEGDILVLAGSIPKSLGEDFYREAAQIARDAGVKTVIDAFGNALKNTFSMKPFLIKPNHHELGELFGTDIRSADEAVVYGRKLLDEGVQNVIVSMAGDGAVFINQESAFIANVPAGEIRNSVGAGDSVVAGFLAGYTMHGDVKKSFRQGVAAGSATAFSEDLAQKELVQELIKEITVEEI, encoded by the coding sequence ATGATTTATACATGTACGCTGAATCCCTCCATCGATTACGTGATAGGGGTCGATGATTTTAAGGAAGGTCAAATTAACCGCACAAAAAACGAGAATATGTTTCCGGGCGGAAAAGGCATCAACGTGTCAAGAGTTTTAAAGCGCCTTGGGGCAGACAGCAAGGCTATCGGCTTTACCGCAGGATTTACCGGCAGCTTTATAGAGGATTTTCTGGCTGAAGAACAAATCACAAGCCATTTTATCCCTGCAGATGGTTATTCACGGATAAATATTAAACTCAAATCCAGCACTGAAACGGAAATAAACGGGCAGGGTCCGGAAATCCGGGAAACCCAGAAGCAGCAGCTGCTGAAGAAAATATCTGCCTTGCAGGAGGGTGACATTCTAGTCCTTGCAGGCAGCATACCAAAAAGTCTCGGAGAAGATTTTTACAGAGAGGCAGCCCAAATTGCCCGGGATGCAGGTGTGAAAACGGTGATCGATGCCTTCGGCAATGCATTAAAGAACACGTTCAGCATGAAACCGTTTCTGATTAAGCCGAATCATCATGAGCTTGGAGAATTGTTCGGCACAGACATACGCAGTGCAGATGAGGCTGTAGTGTACGGACGAAAGCTTCTTGATGAGGGTGTCCAGAATGTCATTGTATCCATGGCGGGAGACGGTGCTGTATTTATCAATCAGGAATCGGCGTTTATTGCAAATGTTCCAGCTGGAGAGATCAGGAATTCAGTAGGAGCGGGAGACTCAGTTGTAGCCGGATTTCTCGCAGGATATACGATGCACGGCGATGTGAAAAAATCATTCCGTCAGGGGGTTGCAGCGGGCAGCGCAACTGCCTTTTCAGAGGATCTTGCACAAAAAGAACTCGTCCAGGAGCTCATTAAAGAGATAACAGTTGAAGAGATTTAA